The following are from one region of the Ignavibacteriales bacterium genome:
- a CDS encoding NAD(P)-dependent oxidoreductase encodes MENKSVAVVTGANGFVGSHLVDLLLEKGMKVKCITRQSSDLKWLKGKDVEINNCGLFDIEGMKKVVKGSNYIFHVAGVVKSKEAEGYFKGNVEPAKNLLTACLDSKDSIKKIVIVSSLTACGPSLDGIPVNEETIPHPITTYGKSKLAEEKAAQSFMKELPITICRAHAVYGERDTEIFIFFQTFNKGLMTTLGMKDKYLGLIHVKDLVNGLYLAAISEKSAGQIYFLSSEETYNWKQIGDITSKVLLIKPIKVKVPHFIVYNISAIAQFFSMFSSKPATLNLEKARDLVQPYWTCDVSKAVNELGYRQQISIEDGIKRTCDWYKEVGWLK; translated from the coding sequence ATGGAAAACAAAAGTGTTGCAGTTGTAACCGGTGCAAATGGATTTGTGGGTAGTCACTTAGTCGATTTACTTTTAGAAAAGGGTATGAAAGTTAAATGTATAACCAGGCAATCGAGCGATTTGAAATGGCTTAAAGGAAAAGATGTTGAAATTAATAATTGTGGTTTGTTTGATATTGAAGGAATGAAAAAAGTTGTTAAAGGATCAAATTATATTTTCCACGTTGCTGGAGTTGTAAAATCTAAAGAAGCGGAAGGATATTTTAAAGGTAACGTTGAACCTGCAAAAAATCTGTTAACAGCATGTCTCGATTCAAAAGATTCAATAAAAAAGATTGTTATTGTAAGCAGTCTAACAGCTTGCGGTCCTTCCTTGGATGGAATACCTGTGAATGAGGAAACAATACCGCATCCAATTACCACTTATGGTAAAAGTAAATTAGCAGAGGAAAAAGCTGCTCAATCTTTTATGAAAGAATTGCCAATTACTATTTGCAGGGCTCATGCAGTTTATGGTGAAAGAGACACTGAAATATTTATTTTCTTTCAAACTTTTAATAAAGGGTTGATGACAACTCTTGGTATGAAAGATAAATACCTTGGACTTATACACGTTAAGGATTTGGTAAATGGGTTGTATTTGGCTGCGATAAGTGAAAAATCAGCCGGACAAATTTATTTCCTTAGTTCTGAAGAAACTTATAACTGGAAACAGATTGGAGATATAACTTCTAAAGTTTTGTTAATAAAACCAATAAAAGTTAAAGTTCCTCATTTTATTGTTTACAATATTTCTGCAATTGCCCAATTCTTTTCTATGTTTAGTTCAAAACCTGCAACTTTAAATTTGGAAAAAGCCAGAGATCTTGTTCAACCGTACTGGACCTGCGATGTAAGCAAGGCAGTAAATGAACTTGGTTATCGTCAGCAGATTTCTATTGAGGATGGTATAAAAAGAACCTGCGATTGGTATAAAGAAGTTGGTTGGCTGAAGTAA